One window from the genome of Choloepus didactylus isolate mChoDid1 chromosome 2, mChoDid1.pri, whole genome shotgun sequence encodes:
- the S1PR1 gene encoding sphingosine 1-phosphate receptor 1, translating to MGPTSVPLVQALRASVSDYVNYDIIVRHYNYTGKLNMSADKENGIKLTSVVFILICCFIILENIFVLLTIWKTKKFHRPMYYFIGNLALSDLLAGVAYTANLLLSGATTYKLTPAQWFLREGSMFVALSASVFSLLAIAIERYITMLKMKLHNGSNSFRSFLLISACWVISLILGGLPIMGWNCIGLLPSCSTVLPLYHKHYILFCTTVFTLLLLSIVILYCRIYSLVRTRSRRLTFRKNISKASRSSEKSLALLKTVIIVLSVFIACWAPLFILLLLDVGCKVKSCDILFRAEYFLVLAVLNSGTNPIIYTLTNKEMRRAFIRIMSCCKCPSGDSTGKFKRPIIAGVEFSRSKSDNSSHPQKDDGDNPETIMSSGNVNSSS from the coding sequence ATGGGACCCACCAGCGTGCCACTGGTCCAAGCCCTCCGAGCTTCAGTCTCTGACTACGTCAACTATGACATTATCGTCCGGCATTACAACTATACGGGAAAGCTGAATATGAGCGCAGACAAGGAGAACGGCATTAAATTGACCTCGGTTGTGTTCATCCTCATCTGCTGCTTTATCATCCTGGAGAACATCTTTGTCTTGCTGACTATTTGGAAAACCAAGAAGTTCCACCGACCCATGTACTATTTTATTGGCAACCTGGCCCTCTCAGACCTGTTGGCGGGAGTGGCCTACACAGCCAACCTGCTCTTGTCTGGGGCAACCACCTACAAGCTCACCCCCGCCCAGTGGTTTCTGCGGGAAGGGAGTATGTTTGTGGCCCTGTCTGCGTCCGTGTTCAGCCTCCTAGCCATCGCCATTGAGCGCTACATCACCATGCTGAAGATGAAACTCCACAATGGCAGCAACAGCTTCCGCTCCTTCCTGCTTATCAGTGCCTGTTGGGTTATCTCCCTCATCCTGGGTGGCCTGCCCATCATGGGCTGGAACTGCATTGGCTTGCTGCCCAGCTGCTCCACAGTGCTGCCGCTCTACCACAAGCACTATATCCTCTTCTGCACCACGGTCTTCACTCTGCTCCTCCTCTCCATCGTCATCCTATACTGCAGGATCTATTCCTTGGTCAGGACTCGAAGCCGCCGTCTGACTTTCCGCAAGAACATTTCCAAGGCCAGCCGCAGCTCCGAGAAGTCGCTGGCGCTGCTCAAGACCGTGATTATTGTCCTGAGCGTCTTCATCGCCTGCTGGGCACCCCTCTTCATCCTGCTCCTGCTGGACGTGGGCTGCAAGGTGAAGAGCTGCGACATCCTCTTCAGAGCAGAGTACTTCCTGGTGTTGGCTGTGCTCAACTCCGGCACCAACCCCATCATTTACACTCTGACCAACAAGGAGATGCGCCGGGCCTTCATTCGGATCATGTCCTGTTGCAAATGCCCCAGCGGAGATTCCACTGGCAAATTCAAGAGACCCATCATCGCCGGTGTGGAATTCAGCCGGAGTAAGTCAGAcaactcctcccacccccagaagGATGATGGGGACAACCCAGAGACAATTATGTCTTCTGGAAATGTCAACTCTTCTTCCTAA